The following are encoded in a window of Amaranthus tricolor cultivar Red isolate AtriRed21 chromosome 2, ASM2621246v1, whole genome shotgun sequence genomic DNA:
- the LOC130805132 gene encoding stress-response A/B barrel domain-containing protein At5g22580 has protein sequence MIMGDFKHLVVAKFKEGVVVEDIIKGMQDLVSELDAVKSFEWGEDVESHEMLRQGFTHSFLMTFNNKEEFTAFLAHPKHVEFSATFSQAIDKVILLDFPTVLAKPVKPAVEPAA, from the exons ATGATCATGGGAGATTTCAAACATTTGGTGGTGGCAAAGTTTAAGGAAGGAGTAGTTGTGGAAGATATTATTAAAGGAATGCAAGATCTCGTCTCAGAATTAGATGCTGTCAAATCCTTTGAAtg GGGAGAAGATGTGGAGAGCCATGAAATGCTTAGACAAGGGTTTACACATTCATTCTTAATGACATTCAACAACAAAGAAGAGTTCACTGCATTCTTGGCTCATCCTAAACATGTTGAGTTTTCAGCCACATTTTCACAAGCAATTGACAAGGTTATCTTGCTTGATTTCCCTACTGTTCTTGCCAAGCCCGTCAAGCCAGCTGTCGAGCCAGCTGCTTAG
- the LOC130805131 gene encoding abscisic acid receptor PYL2-like: protein MDQNPLSFQGITAEEYSKLQNTINTCHKPDLPPNKCTSIIAQRINAPANVVWRYVRAFDNPQAYKHFIKSCTMRGDGGVGSVREVTVISGIPAERSTERLEMLDDQRRLLSFKILGGEHRLKNYCSVTTVNDISLKGKIYTIVLESYTVDIPEGNTADDTKMFADTVVKLNLQKLAEITETSSS, encoded by the coding sequence ATGGATCAGAACCCATTATCTTTCCAAGGTATAACAGCAGAAGAATACAGTAAGCTACAGAATACAATCAACACATGCCACAAACCGGACTTGCCCCCAAACAAATGCACATCTATAATAGCACAGCGCATTAACGCCCCAGCAAATGTTGTTTGGCGGTATGTCCGAGCCTTTGATAACCCGCAAGCATACaagcatttcatcaaaagttGCACAATGAGGGGTGATGGAGGGGTAGGTAGCGTGAGGGAGGTTACGGTAATCTCGGGAATTCCAGCAGAAAGAAGCACAGAGAGACTAGAGATGCTTGACGATCAGAGACGCCTATTAAGCTTCAAGATCCTAGGAGGTGAGCACAGGCTTAAGAATTACTGCTCAGTTACAACAGTGAATGACATTAGCCTTAAGGGGAAGATTTACACTATCGTCTTAGAGTCGTATACTGTGGACATTCCAGAGGGGAACACAGCAGACGACACAAAGATGTTTGCAGATACTGTCGTGAAATTAAATCTTCAAAAACTAGCTGAAATAACAGAGACAAGTTCTTCCTGA